The Zootoca vivipara chromosome 4, rZooViv1.1, whole genome shotgun sequence genome has a segment encoding these proteins:
- the LIPT2 gene encoding putative lipoyltransferase 2, mitochondrial, protein MHSARAQEPSRGLRQNFSFLPSSSEAGGSASALLLLLLPAGVPVPPDPGCRMRPPCAAAPPVRVLRLGRAAYLDSLAAQGRCVRRHREASSSEAPHRLLLWEPSGPVFTVGLRGLDARRASAESESEERRLRALGAGFERVPRGGLATFHGPGQLVAYPVLDLRRFGLPVRGYVAALESVAVAACRRLGLPQAAALPPPYTGVWLRGRKVCAIGIHCGRHITSHGLALNCSTDLTWFDHIVPCGLEGKEVTSLSRELQRHVSVEEATEPFLAAFQEVFKCTLMEGSTAEN, encoded by the exons ATgcactctgcacgcgctcaggaGCCCTCTCGCGGCCTGCGCCagaacttctccttccttccttcctcctccgaAGCGGGGGGATCCGCCTCtgcccttcttcttctcctcctccccgctgGCGTGCCCGTGCCTCCGGACCCCGGCTGCCGGATGCGGCCTCCGTGCGCGGCGGCTCCCCCGGTGCGGGTGCTGCGCCTAGGCCGCGCGGCCTACCTGGACTCCCTGGCGGCGCAGGGCCGCTGCGTGAGGCGCCACCGCGAGGCCTCCTCCTCCGAGGCGCCGCACCGGCTGCTGCTGTGGGAGCCGTCGGGCCCCGTCTTCACGGTGGGGCTGCGCGGCCTGGACGCCCGGCGGGCCTCGGCGGAGTCGGAGTCGGAGGAGCGCCGCCTGAGGGCGCTGGGCGCCGGCTTCGAGCGCGTCCCCCGCGGCGGCCTGGCCACCTTCCACGGGCCCGGCCAGCTGGTGGCCTACCCGGTGCTGGACCTGCGGCGCTTCGGGCTGCCCGTGCGGGGCTACGTGGCCGCCCTGGAGAGCGTGGCCGTGGCCGCCTGCCGGAGACTCGGCCTCCCTCAAGCCGCCGCCCTGCCGCCGCCCTACACCGGGGTCTGGCTCCGAGGGAGGAAGGTCTGCGCCATCG GCATCCACTGTGGGAGGCATATCACCTCGCACGGTTTGGCTCTGAACTGCTCCACCGACTTGACGTGGTTTGACCACATTGTTCCTTGTGggctggaggggaaggaggtgacCTCCCTAAGCAGAGAACTCCAGAGACATGTCTCGGTTGAAGAAGCCACCGAGCCTTTTCTGGCTGCCTTTCAAGAGGTGTTCAAGTGCACTTTGATGGAAGGATCTACAGCAGAGAATTAG